Proteins from a genomic interval of Trichoderma breve strain T069 chromosome 2, whole genome shotgun sequence:
- a CDS encoding nmrA-like family domain-containing protein, whose protein sequence is MAAIRKVAVLGGSGNLGPHVVNGLLDAGFEVTVITRLESQATFTDRVTVKRIDITSKEAVESVLQGHDALVSTISPGAVGDQKTIIDAAVAAKVRRFMPSEFGVDTRRTEERSLGWILANKISVTDYLSEVVKKNPWFSWTGLAVGLFFDWGIKTQFLLGINAKDKTGTIVDSGNKPYAATHVSFIGEAVAAVLKKPEETANKYLSIFSFAITQNEVLKIFEEETGSKFQVTKLKGSDLIKAATDSVAKGDYANSVVPFVQYTFLADDSQDPVNIGKNDADLLGIKDNLGLRESIKKELSEI, encoded by the exons ATGGCTGCTATTAGAAAGGTTGCGGTGCTGGGT GGATCCGGAAACCTTGGTCCCCATGTCGTCAACGGGCTTTTGGATGCCGGATTTGAAGTCACAGTTATTACTCGGCTCGAGTCGCAAGCGACCTTTACCGATAGGGTTACTGTCAAAAGAATTGATATAACTTCGAAAGAAGCGGTCGAAAGTGTTCTCCAAGGGCATGATGCTCTTGTTTCTACAATCTCACCCGGAGCAGTAGGCGACCAGAAGACAATcatcgatgctgctgtcgcCGCCAAGGTCCGACGATTTATGCCATCCGAGTTTGGTGTCGATACGCGGCGTACCGAAGAAAGGAGTCTCGGCTGGATCTTGGCTAACAAAATCAGCGTAACCGATTATCTTTCCGAGGTTGTCAAGAAAAACCCTTGGTTCAGCTGGACAGGATTGGCAGTTGGGCTGTTCTTTGACTGG GGCATCAAAACTCAGTTTCTACTCGGAATCAATGCCAAAGACAAGACTGGGACAATTGTCGACTCTGGCAATAAGCCATACGCAGCGACACATGTCTCATTTATCGGcgaagctgttgctgctgtcttgAAGAAACCTGAAGAGACTGCAAACAAGTATCTGTCTATATTCTCCTTCGCCATCACACAAAACGAGGTTTTGAAGATTttcgaagaagagactggTTCCAAGTTCCAGGTTACCAAGCTGAAAGGCAGCGACTTGATCAAAGCGGCAACTGACAGTGTGGCGAAAGGTGACTACGCCAACTCTGTGGTCCCTTTTGTCCAGTATACATTCCTGGCAGACGACTCTCAAGACCCAGTCAACATTGGAAAGAATGATGCCGACTTATTAGGAATCAAGGATAACCTGGGTCTACGAGAGAGTatcaagaaggagctcaGTGAGATTTAA
- a CDS encoding fungal specific transcription factor domain-containing protein — protein sequence MTRLEGRKRSKLACQTCRELKRRCDGAHPCGTCVRFEYHCNYQVARRRREPDRNPGPTGDPAPASAQAPALPSLKSSLDDVASSTASSHAQARSVEANSCPAFVRSMALRLDPKRNPRMHSFAWNAFLGSRRTSHTPAVQSITDVVSQKRLQELAVVYLLKVDPVYGFIDREQVLQRIQQRWATRNATHVEDAVLCGIAALGCLFSQVDADTAEVALVELARVLLEKTLSTAPSADIITAWLLRVIYLRIADTHYAAWMASCTVMHMIDAAGLNIEAPEEAIDLAPHQDISLELRKRIVSIAQHLNIWMSFDMGLTRVALPDTITTVPLVREGDFTSELIELLPFSIELDPQRKPTAFELEYALQVVLGRMHSSPPSVLAQCNLALCLCRRLRSMDVALTDSVLQQVLTLTSNGIRAVQAILTARSPWHQMTYVPFQIVCVLLAIDTVSSISQLRDAMQCLQDVCAVYNTEATQEALRTARSLVLLHQRGKEMFASALSEILKSRPMSPVGDATDNCPVLDDTAGMNNFSDQFFGLQYNDMDQLLSADFFWNITNNRF from the coding sequence ATGACTCGACTGGAAGGGCGCAAACGATCAAAGCTCGCATGCCAGACGTGTCGCGAGCTCAAGCGGAGGTGTGACGGCGCTCATCCGTGTGGGACATGCGTTCGATTCGAGTATCATTGCAATTACCAGGTGGctaggagaagaagagagccgGATCGTAACCCGGGCCCGACCGGAGATCCGGCGCCGGCGTCGGCACAAGCTCCAGCGCTGCCAAGTCTGAAGTCTTCCCTTGACGATGTCGCATCATCGACGGCGAGTTCGCACGCCCAGGCTCGCTCGGTGGAGGCGAATTCATGTCCGGCATTTGTCAGGAGCATGGCTTTACGGCTAGATCCCAAAAGAAACCCTCGGATGCACAGCTTTGCCTGGAACGCCTTTCTTGGATCACGGCGGACTTCACATACCCCGGCCGTCCAATCGATTACGGACGTGGTATCCCAAAAGAGGCTACAAGAACTAGCAGTCGTGTATCTTCTAAAAGTTGACCCGGTTTATGGATTCATCGATCGCGAGCAAGTCCTTCAGCGCATCCAGCAAAGATGGGCCACCCGCAATGCTACTCATGTGGAAGATGCTGTGCTATGTGGCATCGCTGCCCTGGGATGCTTGTTCTCGCAGGTAGATGCTGACACGGCCGAGGTCGCGTTGGTAGAGTTGGCAAGAGTCTTGCTTGAGAAGACCTTGTCAACCGCCCCGTCCGCTGATATCATTACGGCATGGCTGCTCCGCGTTATCTATCTCAGGATTGCGGACACACATTACGCTGCTTGGATGGCAAGCTGTACGGTGATGCACATGATAGATGCTGCTGGTCTCAATATAGAAGCCCCAGAGGAAGCCATAGATCTAGCCCCTCACCAAGATATCAGCCTAGAGCTAAGGAAGAGGATAGTGTCTATTGCCCAGCATCTCAACATATGGATGTCGTTTGACATGGGGCTCACCCGCGTTGCTCTACCTGATACAATCACGACAGTCCCCTTAGTGCGAGAGGGAGACTTTACCAGCGAGCTCATAGAATTGCTTCCATTCTCAATAGAGCTCGACCCGCAACGAAAACCCACGGCATTTGAGCTGGAATATGCGCTTCAAGTAGTGCTCGGCCGCATGCATTCTAGCCCGCCGTCAGTTCTTGCTCAGTGCAACTTGGCGCTCTGTCTCTGTCGCCGACTGCGGTCAATGGACGTTGCGCTGACGGATTCTGTGCTCCAGCAGGTGCTCACGCTGACATCAAACGGGATTCGAGCTGTCCAAGCAATATTAACCGCTCGCTCTCCTTGGCATCAGATGACCTATGTGCCTTTTCAgattgtgtgtgtgttgctTGCTATAGATACAGTTTCGTCAATCTCTCAGCTACGAGACGCAATGCAATGCCTTCAAGACGTATGCGCAGTTTACAACACCGAGGCAACACAGGAAGCGTTGAGGACGGCCCGCTCGCTCGTCTTACTACAccaaagaggcaaagagatgTTTGCTTCGGCCTTGAGTGAGATATTGAAGAGTCGCCCAATGAGCCCCGTTGGAGATGCCACAGACAATTGCCCTGTACTGGATGATACAGCTGGCATGAATAATTTTTCGGACCAATTCTTTGGCCTCCAATATAACGATATGGATCAACTTTTGAGCGCCGACTTCTTCTGGAATATTACCAATAATAGGTTCTAA